The following DNA comes from Rhinolophus sinicus isolate RSC01 linkage group LG06, ASM3656204v1, whole genome shotgun sequence.
CCCATCTGGGCCACGAGCCAGGAGCTTCTTCCAGCCCTTAGCAGCGTGTGTGTGGCAGGCACCCCCACATCCTATGTCCCTGCTGTAACGGGACACTGGCTCCCTCTTTGTTGGGGTTTCAGATGACGTGGAGGTCACAGTCACGCAGGCGCGTGGCCAAGCACTCACCTGATTGTCGTTTGTCTGCTTTGTTTCCCTCCAAACAAAGTTGCATTACGAATTGAGATTTGTCTTAAGGAAAAGCACAGAGGTTTCCTGTGGTCCTGGGTGGTTCTGACCGGGCATCTGAGAAACTGCTTGTCATGTCTCCTACCGCAGCGCTCTGTGGGACATCGAGACCGGCCAGCAGACGACCACGTTTACCGGACACACCGGGGATGTGATGAGCCTTTCTCTCGCTCCTGACACCAGGCTGTTTGTCTCTGGTGCTTGTGACGCTTCAGCCAAACTCTGGGACGTGCGAGAAGGGATGTGTCGGCAGACCTTCACCGGCCACGAGTCAGACATCAACGCCATCTGTGTGAGTGCTGGGGTCCTGCGGTGTGGGTCGGGGGTCAGACTGGTGCCCAGGGCGTGCAGAATGCATCATttcacttgaaaatgtttttaggGTTAGATGTTCTCTTTTCTATACAAATACAACTGAATTTACCAGAAGATCCCTGTAGAAAATTGGGTGTGATGTGCTCAGCCCTCGGGGGGGCCAGCTGCTGTGTGCAGACCGTGAATCTCACAGACGTTGGAGGTGTCTGCCGTGTCCCGGGCCCGCTCCCCGTCCTGGGGAAGTGGGGCTCCCCTGCAGGCCAGGCTAGCTTGTCCACAGACTTGAGGGGCCTGGCCCTGAGGGGAGACATGCAGGGACACGACTGGTTGGCCGGGGGTCCCTTCCCGGGTCAGCCTGACTGCTGGCGGCCTGCGGAGCAGCCCAGACCCACTGGTGATGCCCACACCTTTATGTTCCTGTGGAAAAACACTAAGATGAGATGTGCTCCTGTGTTGGAGGCACTCCTGCAGTTTACTCAACGCAGAGCCCCATGTCCTGGTCCCCAGGCTGCTGCCCGGCCCCTGTGGAGTGGCCTCCGGATCCTGCCAGAGTCCTGCCCTGGCCGGTGTCTGGTTCTGCGCCAGCAGTAGCCCTGCTCTTGCGTGGCCTGTTTCCGGTATTTACCTTGTGCCTCGGCACACTGTGCTTCCTCACTCCAGTTCTTTCCAAATGGCAATGCGTTTGCCACCGGCTCAGACGACGCCACCTGCAGACTGTTCGACCTCCGTGCGGACCAGGAGCTCATGACCTACTCCCACGACAACATCATATGCGGGATCACCTCCGTGTCGTTCTCCAAGAGCGGGCGCCTCCTGCTCGCCGGCTACGACGACTTCAACTGCAACGTCTGGGATGCGCTCAAAGCCGACAGGGCAGGTGGGTGAGCGCGGGCCGTCCACCGCACGTCTCGCAGGCTGCACGTGGCTCCTCACACAGGCCGAACAGTGTAGGTTTCTGTCGGTCAGGCTGGCAAGGAACACGCGCACCTGACTGTACTGCCAGCCCCGTGGCTTGGCCTGGACAGGGGCAGGGGACAGGCTGGAGGCGCCCAGCCTCTGGGTCCCACGTGCACTTCTGAGGGGCATGGGTCTGCCACATTGGCGGGAACAGGTGAGCGGCTGGGTGTTCAGGCCCCACCGGCTGTCTCTCCCGTCCGGTCGCGCGTGCCGGAACTGTCGCCTGCTCACGGAGCACAGACCAGGCGGGTGTGCCGGTGAGGTGTAgagcctgaggccacacagcaaggGCAGGTGTGGTGGTGTCAAGTGCATCGCGACGGGGGGCGAAAGACGAGGACTTGGGGGTGGGACGGACTGACCCCTCATGTTGTTGCGCTCTGTTAGTCTCAGTGCTGAGGGAGTGTGACCCCGGGACCTGTGGGGTCTCACCTTGGCTTCTGCTTCTGGGTGGCTCTACTCCCTGCCCTGGGAGAACTCTTCTCTCGTTTCCCCTGTTCCTCCTGCCTGGGCCCCAGCTCCCTGTTCACGGTGCGGCTGAGCACCCTGGAAGCCAAGCGAGGCCGTGGAGAGCCCTGCTCCACCTTGGATGCTGGTCCCCCACGCAGCTGTGACGTTGCTGGGTGCAGGCgttgggtgtgggtggggggtcTCTGAAGTCAGCCCTCAGTTCCTGTGGAAGGGCAGGATACCAGCTGATGATTATGGTGTTGATGGGAGGCCTGTCTCTGTGACCCTCACTGTGTCCCGCACTAGGCCCGGGGGTCACAGACGCAGAAGGGCAGCTCGCAGCTTACACTCTCGTGCGGTCATTGTCTGAGACTGAGGTAGTTCGggttttttatttcagttcttaccCTTGCAAGTGCTCAGGAGCTGCTATGAGAGGccctactgtgtgtgtgtgtgtgcgcctgttCCTGTCACCGTGCTGCCCGGGACAGGCTGGTTGCCGGTGTTTCTGCAGTGTTTCTTGTGGGGACACCTGTCCTGGCTGGAGGTGTGCCCACAGTGTTTCTAAGACAGAAGTGCCCTAGCCCCCCGCGCTTCAGACTTCAGTCTAATTTCCAGCCGACCAGACCCTTCCCGGCGTCCTCTCCTGGCCACCCAGGCCTCGTAGGACGGGCTGTAGCGGGTCCTGGGTTTGCCTCACAGTGTCAATGCGTCACTGGGTGAGAGAGACATCTCTGGGACCCAGAGTGACTGCTGTCATCGCTTCCAGGTGTCTTGGCCGGGCATGACAACCGCGTCAGCTGCCTGGGGGTGACTGACGACGGGATGGCTGTGGCGACAGGGTCTTGGGACAGCTTCCTCAAGATCTGGAACTAAGCCGGCAGGTAAGGGGGCAGCCCGGTGCCCTTCCCTGCTCGTCCTGCATGTAGTTCTCGGGACACGTGCGATGGCATCCGCGTGGTTTCCCGCTGAGTTCTGAGCTGGCGTTGGTGGGTTGGGACCCACGGTAAGGGGGGTGCCATGTGCCTCGGAGCAGTAGGAGGCACAGCTCTGAGACTGCGTCCCAATTTAAGGCTGTTCATTGTGCGATTTTTTAAACTCTGTTTGAAACAGCAGGTGGACGCCATGGTGACTGGAAGACCACCCCACCCTGAAGCGTTACAGTGACAGCATTTCCAATCCACCCTACTAACGTGgacgccccccccaccccaccccgaacTACAAAAGGGCAAGATCTTTCCTTCACTTAACTGCTGAGACCAAGAGCACAATCCCCACAGAGAAGAATCTGCTGTAAACTCGACGACTCACGCATTCCTTCCGGGACCATTGTCTTGTCTTTTTGTCTTGaatgaatttaaaaggaaatactgtaataaaaatgttaaccaGAGAGTACACTTGAGTGTGATTGTGAGACACACCAGCTCACTAGTTGGTTTGAATTTAAGACCAGGGACCCTGTTGGGGAGATGCTGGTGCAAAACCATTGCGGACTTTACCTGTAATGGGCTCTAAGTTTCAGGTTGTGTTCGTAACAGGATTTTGAAAACGTTCgtatttcctttttaagacaTCTATCTCCTTTTATGTTCActagttagacagagaaagagggtCTAGTGCAGCCTCTCTGAAATTGTCAGTGATGTAAACTTAGTCCCcggtttttctttcttgtctggtTTCCCAGAATTGTCGTGCACAGATGTGGCCTAGAAAGGACTATGCTGAGAAGTGATGTCACCAGGCACATGCTGTTGACAGTCTTGGATGTGTGACTGTCATTGGCCAAGTCCAAACAGGCACTTtctgccctgcccaccctgccTTCTCAGTTTCTCACCCTCCCAGCCCGGCCTTCCCTGTGAAGTTGGGGGGAGTTTCTAACAACTGCCTGGCTCCACCCTGAGCCCCACCCGGCCTTCGAGAACCTCTGTTTTCAAGAGAGGTGCCCATCCTGTGCTCGGATAGTCAACTCTTTGTGTATGAAACCATGTACAAatcaatgttttgaaaataatgatcTCAAAGTTtctaagttaaattttaaaacatttggtcGTTTGCCATATTGGGTGGGTGACCCCTTAGACTCGCATGCTGTAGAAATGCTCAACCGTGCATATAGGACTCGGTCCtcagttgttctttttctttgaagaaataaccTCTGAATTGTAACCATTGCGGCTCTCTCTCCACTTCCTGTCGCGACTCTGCACGCTCCGGAAGCAGTACAGTCCGCAGCTCTACACGCTTGAGTAGCAGGATAAGTCACTGTTTCTTCGTTTCTCTAAACAAGTCCTGTTCCAAATGATCGCTGTTGGAttctggggggcgggggcaggggcgggCATCCGGCCTTCCTCTTCATAACTTCCTCTCGGCCTGTCCCCCGTGGAGCGAGCCTTGGGCATGGGACGCCGGTCAGTTTCCTGAGGTGGACATCTCTGGGTCTGTGGCGAGCCCGGGGCCAGCAGCAGCGTTTGGACAGGAGCGTGGTGGCCCCGCACTCCCGTAGCAGCAGTAGTGGCTTCTCGTCTGTCCGTCTGCAGCACCCTGTACAGAAGTGCGGACTCGCGGAGGCCTGGGCCTGCAGAGTCAGCGGGAGCCCCAGCCCTTCCCATCCACACCTCTAAGCTGTCTGCTCCCTGTACCCTTCCacctttcatatttaattttacgTCTGTACTGCAAGGAAGCTGGCTGCAAGATAGATACTGTATTAAACTGTACTGTTATTTAAGATGTAATAAAGCAGTTGGACATGAGGGCCTGGTGTGGCTGCTTCTTGGCGGCCGCTCAGTCTGGAGGCGGCCGCCTTCCCCGCGCATCAGGACTGGCCAACTGGTCGCCTGGGCAGTGCCTCACCGCCCCTGGGCTGCCCACTCCTGCCATCTCTTGTCCCCATCACAAGGAGTCCATGAAAGGAGGGTCCTCCGACAGGCCCTTCAGAGCAGCATGGGCCCAGCAGCCCTGTCCACCTGTCACCATCCAGACTGACCCGTGCTGTCCTGGGGTGGCCCTCGCTCCCTCTTCACTCGCTGAGATATCTGAGGGCATTACTCCAGAGACAGCCTTCCCTTCTGACTGCAGCGTTCATCTCAGTCTGAATAAAAACCAGCATCCTGGAAGGAAAAATGAGCGTCTGCTACCAAAGTGAGACAAAACCTTAGAGTGCGAGAGTGGAGGACAGCAGCTGCCACCTCTTCCCAGGGCATGGCTCTCAACGTGGCCCCACCCCTGGGGACTGGAAGGCAAGGGTCCCTGCTGCCCTGCGGTGACAAGGGAGTCCTCAGCAGCACACACCCGCCCTCCCCTACCTGCCTGGGGGACTGCTCTGGGCTGCTCCCAGTGGGCGGGGCGAGAACAagcccacccagccctgcccccgcCTCGAATCCTGCTGTGTCCTTCCCAGAGCCAGGGCCAAACTGCCGCTCCGCATCCTCGCTGAGTGATCTCCAGCAAGTTACTTGGCCTCTCTGTGCCCCCGATTCCCCGTGAAAACTGACCACAAAAGCACCTGCTTCCTAGAGGCCTTGTGTGTGAGGTGCTAGAGTGGGCGGCGCTGGACGCTTCACCACCAAAGacatcccccacccaccccaggttCGCAGCTGTGGGGCTCCCCCTGCCCAGTGCTCTTCCTGTCTCCAGTCAGGGTGGGTCCCTTTGCGAGGTGAAGGTTTTGCTCTGACACAGTTGTGTGTCTGGCATTTAGTAGGTCTGCAGGAAGAGACTGCTCCCTCACCCTGTCTCCTAAAACCTGCCAAGTGGACAGTTTGGAACACTGGCCCCTGGGGAGGTAAGACCAGGCAGGAGGGGACGGACTTGTCCTAGGCATGCTGGCTGgaggccagaggctgggagacAAGATGCCCTTCGCGTAGACACACCCCCGCCACAGGGAGCCTGGGTGCCTCCCGGCCTCCCCTGCAACCCAGGCCCGTTTTGTGTGCTGGGCAGCCTCTGTTCATCCCGTTCTTCCAGCCGGCACAGCAGAGGCCAGAGCTGGGAGCAGGAGCCAGAAGAGGAACACTCCTTCCTGCCACCGCACCTGAGAGCCTGGGGCACCCCCTGACTGCACCCGAAAGCCAGGCAGCACCCCCCAGGCTGCACCCAAAATCCAGGGTGCCTCTGCCCCCCCATGAGTCCAGCTGTGGGAGAGCAGCCCCAACAAACACCGCCCTCCATGGCCCAGGCTCCCGGCTTCTCCTTCCCCATCAACCCTGCTGTCCCCCATCATTCAACCCTCACAAGAGGGTGTGTCCAGGTTTTGGGGGTGTGCAGCTTATACAATGTGGGAGCCGTgtttaagacaaagaaacagcAAATTATGTTAAGGGTCTGCAGCTCTGCCTGCAGGAAGATTACAGCTTGGGCGTGTCACCCACGCTGGCCCAGAAGGAAGACTTCCTGCCTTTCCAGACTCCTGAGGCCCTCTGAGGCAGACCCCCTAATCCTATGCCCAACCCAAACTGGCCTGACTAGcatccatccccacccccatccccacccccaccccagcctctgtTCTCACTGCtggccctctcctctccccactacAGCCAGCTCAGCCTTTGGATTCAGCCCAAGGCACACCTCCGTTGGGAACCTTCCAGGTGCCCTAAGGCACCCCTCCCAGCATTGTTTTCTAACCAACTGAAAGCCCTTAAGGGTGTGAGCTCCAAGCCTCTTGATTACCCAGGGTGGGACCTGGCCTTCTGGGAGAAATTGCACAACCCCAGGCAGCTGAAGCAAGCctcagtctgtttcctcatctctgaaatggggaaGCTCTCCAGCCTGAAATCTCGAGGTCCGGAGGTCCGGGGGGACAGAAGGTTTCTGTGACTCTAAGCACACACCTGCACAAGTTCCCTTTAGAGAAGGGTACACAGGAAGGGTGACTGTTATGGGACCTAGGCTAGTGACACTGCTCGCACTCATGCCTTGGTGCCTTCTCTGTAGACTGCCCAGCTCTAGACGGGAGGTCTGGCCCAGTGCCAGAGCTGGATCATGTTTAATATTATGTTAATGTTACATGCAAAAGGACAACTCCAAGGCCTCTCC
Coding sequences within:
- the GNB1 gene encoding guanine nucleotide-binding protein G(I)/G(S)/G(T) subunit beta-1, translated to MSELDQLRQEAEQLKNQIRDARKACADATLSQITNNIDPVGRIQMRTRRTLRGHLAKIYAMHWGTDSRLLVSASQDGKLIIWDSYTTNKVHAIPLRSSWVMTCAYAPSGNYVACGGLDNICSIYNLKTREGNVRVSRELAGHTGYLSCCRFLDDNQIVTSSGDTTCALWDIETGQQTTTFTGHTGDVMSLSLAPDTRLFVSGACDASAKLWDVREGMCRQTFTGHESDINAICFFPNGNAFATGSDDATCRLFDLRADQELMTYSHDNIICGITSVSFSKSGRLLLAGYDDFNCNVWDALKADRAGVLAGHDNRVSCLGVTDDGMAVATGSWDSFLKIWN